CCCTGACCATCTCATCCTTGTTTGCATAATCACAGTCTTTCACAAGCAGACGCAGCTCTGTCACAAACTGTTCAAAAGACTCGCTAGCTCCTTGTACTTTCTCATGGAATTTGTACCTAGGGAAAATCGTATTGGTCTTCGGCACAACATATGCTTCAAAACGATCGTAGTATGTTTTCAGTACCTTTGATTCAGCCTCGGTAAGTGTCCATGTGTTGTAAATATCTCTCCCTTTTTCACAGATCCAGAGGAGCAAGTAGCTACacttttcctcttctcctcttacCTTCAGAGGACCAGTGAACATTAGCTCCACATGCTGTTTGTACTTACGCCATGCATCGGGTAAGTTTGTAGACTCCCAGTCCATTCGAGGTGAAGGAACTCCAGAAAAATCCATATTTTAAGaccttttacatttacattttacatttaagtcatttagcagacgctcttatccagagcgacttacaaattggtgcattcaccttatgatatccagtggaacaaccactttacaatagtgcatctaactcttttaagggggggggggttagaaggattactttatcctatcctaggtattccttaaagaggtggggtttcaggtatctccggaaggtggtgattgactccgctgacctggcgtcgtgagggagtttgttccaccattggaattttactctgacaccatgtcttgttttgcacgctttgtacaaaataataaaatgcagtactacaggatatttgtTAACGTAACTCTTTATTAACTAGCTATAACTTGCATGTTCACGTATCTCCAACCATGATCaactgaccatgacctaaccatcTGGGttgtcttaaccaatcatagcacagtatgatacggcggtaaaatgcatccaattataattcagtatgtttacacatatgaatattacagtggtgtcccatcctttcaggctgttggcctgaagtagcactaaatatatttaaatagtggagCATGGTATTTATTAATACtttttgtgagtgtagtgttagatggtaaGGTATTTGTTGAATCATTtttaatatttaatttttttaaacaaagtaTAAAGGAGTTTCACTCcggtctagtaggtggcggtaatgcaacatttatcggacgccaaccgccgttaaacctcatcgaagaagaaAGAAGCTTGCGTGCATGACAGATTCATATGCTCACTCTGCTTTTTCTGTCATTCTGCGCCTCGACTCAACCATGTCTCTGTTGAAGTCCTGCAAGGTGATCTCCAGTATTGGGACTTTCTCCCCATCTCTGGGAGTTTTGTCTACACGTAACAGGTAATACCAGACATGCAATCTCTGTACTGTCATGTTTGACACGTAGCTACTTTGGTAGTTTGCCATTGAATGAATAGCTAGCAGCACTTAGTAAGCTAGCTAGCCATGCAGCAATGACTCAAGTGGCCTAACTTCAAGTTTATGAATGGGGGTCCGAAGCGGTCATGCACTTACGTCTCTCGCCGTAGTTTAGCTATCTACCTAATAtttaaattacatttgatttggttAACTAACTGACTGAAACTCGCATTCATTAATCCTCCGCCTGTCGTGACTGACATTTCCCGTTCATATCTTTGGGTTTAGTCGAGTCATACTTTGTAGACTTCAAGGCTCAACCAGTTCACTGACAGTCGAACTTGGCAAGGTTACTTTACAACTATGGATACTGATACTGTTATTTGGTGGCTCTGTAAAAATATTATTCAGATTTCAGTGATAGGCTATCTGTATGTTGTCATCATATCATAGTGATCATTCAGTTCTTCCCGTGAAAGTTAAATTATTcaattattttgtattattttagtGTCGCAGTGGCATTTTGCCTTTGAGATTCGACATATTTTCTCGGTTTGATCTCCCTTGCATACCGTAGCTCCCTAATTCTAGCGTGATCATTGGGTATCGTGTGCAGGCCCCTGGTCGCTGATTGGCCAAGGGATGTCCCGGTTTCTATTGAGATGTGACGACAGTAACTGGTGTCTTTTCGCTTTCCTCTTGGAGGGCAAACTCTGTTTCTCACTTATAAGATACCGCTTCACATCTCTGGAAAACAGGCTGTGTTCGAAAAGCATCAGCAAATACACTCTGCGTCACTGTCTTGTTAGAAGACCGTGCGCCGAGTTACCTTATTCTCATTCAAAAATAATTTCGGTCTGTATTCAAGTGCATTTTAGTCCATTAGCAGGCTAAATTCAAGTCTGTGACTCAACATTGGATGGCCCCTCATTGATGCTGTCATCGTGGCATAAATAGAACTCAGTCAGTGTACTCCCTGGCCTATGAAGTGTTTACCAAGCATATTTGTTTGCTCGACATCTCGCAAGTTAAAATGTTCAAAGGTTCTGTGTGTATGTAGTATGCACATACTGCTGATAATAGTAGCAGTATGCACCAGTGGGTAGGCTGATAATATACCCAGGTTCTTCTCACTCTAACAGATTTGTCAGAATCAGATAACAAGTATTCATATTTGTTATCAGTTTTACTGATTGAGGATCTGATTTTAATGTCAAGTCCCAATGTTTCTGAGTGGCTGAGTGTTCAATTTTAGTCACCTTTTTTGTTATTGGACAATGGGTGTTCTATAAGGACGTTCTATAATGCTATGTAAACAGGCTCTATGACAGGTGACTGTTCAGTGTGTTCCCTAAAACTCGAGGTGGGTGTCATGTCATCATTCTTGTCTATAGTCTCATGTTGCGGTCTTGGCGTTGCTGCCCTTTGCGAAGCATTCGGCTCAAAGTATCGCTGTGAGTTCCAGGGTGTTTGAACACAACCGTTGAACCTGAATCTCAGTGAGCTGCAGAGTATCACTGCTCAAGTCATAGTGGCTCACCACTACATTTGACATATCAAAacatactactgtaccagtacgCACTGGTGAGTAACATCAGACACAACACGGTTTTAGAGAGTTCAATATTACAGAAGGCTCCAATAGAAATGTTGGGAGTCTTGCTGTGAACTTACATTTAGAACATTGCATGGAAAAAATGTATCTCTAGTTCAGCCTCAGCAGGCCTATAGCCTCCACTACAGCAGTGAGAGGAATATGTCAGATTAGAGGCCCTGCTTGCCCCTCTTTCAGAGGTCATGTGGAAGAGGTCAGGGGCAAGGTCATGTGgaagcagtatgtgtgtgtgtgtgtgtaattctaTTAGTTCCTGACCTGGGCCCCTGATAATTTTCTGTTCTTTCCTCCTCATAAGACACATTCCATACAGGGGGAGAGAATTGTTTTGTGTGTGAGAGCATATGTTTGCAGTGCCTGACCTTCGTGTGTGTGGCTGTGGAAAGGGAAGTGTAAAGTATTGGATGGATAATGTCGTGGAAAATTgtctcagaaatataacactcttacaagaacttgtgaattcaatataGACTTTAATACAAAGTAGCAAAGCTGAGCCCTTCCATGGAAGGACCCTATCACAAACGTAACAGAGCCGAGCCCCTCCATGGAAAGAGACTAAATTCTCATATTAGAGTCCTGCTTTTATAGGATTCTGCCTTAGCATAACGTATAGagtcccctccctctatatgaaaaTAGCTTCGCTTGACCTTTCTCCATTATTATCTTTTCACCTCAGTTCTTGCTTGTTAACGCCCACATCTGACAGCTGTATAGGTTATATTGGTAGCGGGGCCCTGGTCCTATATGTTCCATTCCTTATatagccattctgtctcagctctTCAAAGTGGAAAGCCTAGATGCTGCtaatattggaaatgtaatcataGTCACGAGTTTTGCTCCCACAATAATCAGCTTGGTGGGGTCAGTGTGAAAGGAAGACCAGGCTGTAATGACCAGATCCAAAGATATGATGAATGAATGTGTTCTGAATTTCAAAGAACCAATCGTTGCCTTTGTTTCAACCACTCCCCCTGCCCTTTAGAGTTGTCATTCTGGTAGTGTAGTGGCGATGGAGAGAGATGTTCATGTATTTAGTGCAGTACATCTCCTCCCTTTTAGTGACTCCCCCTAATGCCATCCAACCCGGGCCCTTCACCTCAACAGACTTCAGCTGTGTGTAGTGGTGattttgtagtgtgtgtgtgtggcttttcGCTGTGCAGGGACCAGGCATTCACCAGGTCATAGTCCAGAGTGTTGGTCTACTGTGGGTGGGTGGTGCTACTCTCCTCTGGTTAGGTGAGAGCAACCGTTTCTTGAGCAGAGTATAGTACTGTTTCCGTTGAGTTTTAGTCTTTTATTTTAAGTCCAGTTTCTTGGAGAAATATAAGTCTACACTGAGTGATTAGAAAAATAAACTTGTCCACTGTGAAACAAATATGAACACAAGTCTGCAAAATGATAAATTAAGCTGCTTCTGTTtgtttctccccctcccctctgttGCAGTTCATGGTGGGGTGGAGTGCAGATGGGCCCCCCTGACCCCATCCTGGGGGTGTCGGAGGCCTTCAAGAGGGACACCAGCCCGAAGAAGATGAACCTGGGGGTGGGGGCCTACAGGGACGACCACGGCAAACCCTTTGTGCTTGATTGTGTCCGCAAGGTAGGAATACCATGACAACCAGTGTAACTACCCAGGattccacacagacacagacagggactAGATAACTATCCCCAGTTTCACCCAGCCGTTCGTATTTTGTTGAGGCTCACTCCTCAGAGGAAAGGTGAGTAGCTACGGCGGCTCTTATTGTTTTGTAATCCCGAGCTCGGCATTAGGGAAAGGCCAATCTAGTCACACTGCTACTAGCCCTTTTATGTAAGAACCGGATCAGTTAACAAACACGTAGAAGCATGAAAAAGGAGGTTTTCATGTTATTGAGCTGATTCTCACTATACAAGCTTTTGTGGAGTTGCAGGCCTGTGTGTTTCTGATTGGTGCATTTCTGCACTGTCATCCTGAGCTTAACTCGTATAATGTATACCCATATGGAACCTCTATtactgtgtggatgtgtgtttgcATACTTTTTGTATGTAAGTTTGAGGTGCAGGCTCCAGCAGACCTATGTGTTAGACATTAACAGTATTTCTGCATAGTCGTTCTGCGCTCAACTCATACAGCCCTGCTAAACCCCAGCTGTGTGTGTTACGCTATTAGCTCTGATTTGGCAGGGCTTTGGATCTGTCAAGAAGTGGATGCCGAGAAAATGTCACCATTAAAAACCTTTCTACTTCCCCTCACACTCACTATTTCTCTACCATCCTCCCCGACCCTCTCTAGGCAGAGGCTCTGATTTCTTCCAAGCAGTTGGATAAGGAGTATCTGGCCATCGGTGGTCTGGGGGACTTCACCAAGTCCTGCGCTCAGCTAGCCCTGGGGGCTGACAGCGAGGTCCTCAAGAGTGGCAGGGTGAGTGGATGTGTGGGTGGTAGCTTGGAAGCACATTTGCTGTCTGTGTGTTAAGTGAACGATAGAAATGCTATtaacatctctcctctcttcagtaCATCACTGTCCAGACCATCTCAGGAACCGGCTCACTGTGCATCGGAGCCAACTTCCTGGTAAAGACCCATCTCTTTTAGCAGCTAAACAGGAAGAGAATGAATGCACCTACACTACCACGGTTCCATTTGGGCCCATAGCCCCCTAGAACAGTGCACCAGCCTAAACATACCTGAAACGACTGTCTTCTCTATAATATATATGCATTACAAAttattgtgttctataaaacaataATTTCTTTATACCAGTAGTACTTCGGAGTGTGTATGGTGTCAGTCAGTTAATTCATTATATTTTTCTCTAGTCTCATTTCCACAGTGCGTCCCGTGACGTGTACCTGCCCAAGCCCTCCTGGGGGAACCACACACCCATCTTCAGAGATGCTGGCATGCAGCTGAAAGCCTACCGCTACTACGACCCCTCCACCTGCGGCTTCGACTTCAGCGGGGCGCTCGACGACATCTCtgtgagagagggatgggaaaGGGGGGGTTGTATGATTCCACACTGACATGGAGGACCATTACCACGTCTTCTGAGATCTGTCTTTATATTGTTATGTTGACTTAATAAGGTTAAGGTGTGGGGGTCTATTTCCGTCATGAGAATCTGATTTGAATGTTAGTGTAACACTATTTTCCCTCTGAAACAGAAAATGCCAGAGAAGAGTGTGATCATGCTGCATGCCTGTGCCCATAACCCCACCGGTGTGGACCCCAAGCCTGAGCAGTGGAAGGAGATCGCTGACCTGGTGAAGGTGAGTGTGCTTACCATAGATATGAaatgttaagttcatgttttaagtatccctatatttctgttattacggggctatcatTCAGTCAAGAGTGCGCCTGTGCAGGGAGTCTTGTTGTTGATGGACCTAGCCTGGAGTGGAATGGCTACCTTGTAGTATGTTCAtatagtaaactttgttaaactggaaccttgtgtcatttcgagttaacattggtagcagaggatggttaaTAACTACAATGTGCCACCTCGCTTCGACGAGAAGAGGTCGTACGAAAGTTGGAAAAATGAACTTGGAATCTGGACACGTTACTAATCTGGACGTGAAAAAGCAAGCACTTGCAGTGGTATTATCGCTCGAGGGAGGAGCGAGAGATACAGCACTGGAAATATCCGTTGAGGATTTGAACAAGGATGACGGTATGGTGAATTTGATCAGAGCACTGGATTCTgtatttcttaaagaagagaAAGACCGTGCCTACGAGGCATATTCAAACTTTGACAGTGTTACGAGAGATATTTCAGTTGCAATGATGGACTACATCATTGATTTCGAACAGAGGTACAATAGGATGTGCAAATAAGACATGGTTCTCCCGGATGCAGTGTTAGCTTTCAAGTTGCTAGATACTGCCTGTCTATATGGTAGGCTTTGACTGCTTGTACTGTGCTGACTTCTGCATCGATGATTTTTGGTGTAAAGACATCTGTCGCGCCAATAACAGGTGGAAAGCAAGTGAGTGACGCAGCATATTACACTGAGCAGCAGAGAAAAGGCGCCAACAAGTCACGTTCTCAAGACAACCAGAAGAGGGCGCCATTTCCCGGCACAAATCCACTGGACAAATATGGAAGGAGATCAAAATGTGCTATTTGTCAAAGCACTTACCATTGGGTTAGACTGTCCTCATAAAAATGAACAAGTTAAACTAACAGAGGAAAatgtaaacacagagatagagcagtgtaACATTATACTGTTTTCAAATGAATCTTCTGATACTGAGATATTTATAGTTGAATCCTTAGGATCTGCTGTGACACACCAAGCAACAGAGCTTTCaaatttggagatgggagaattgtCCAAGAGAGTTAAGAGTTAAGATACCAGCAAAAATTGGTCAGACAAAGTGTCACATTGAAACAGAGGTGGTCCCTACAGATATCCCCTTACTATTAAGCAAAGCTTCCCTCAAGAAGGCAGAggctgggcctcccgggtggcgcagtggtctagggcactgcatcgcagtgctagctgcgccaccagagtctctgggttcgcgcccaggctctgtcgcagccggccgcgaccgggaggtccgtggggcgacgcacaattggcctagcgtcgtccgggttagggagggtttggccggtagggatatccttgtctcatcgcgctccagcgactcctgtggcgggccgggcgcagtgcgtgctaaccaagggggccaggtgcacggtgtttcctccgacacattggtgcggctggcttccgggttggaggcgcgctgtgttaagaagcagtgcggcttggttgggttgtgcttcggaggacgcatggctttcgaccttcgtctctcctgagcccgtacgggagttgtagcgatgagacaagatagtaattactagcgattggataccacgaaaattggggagaaaagggggtaaaaaaaaggcAGAGGCTGTACTAGACGTAAAAAATGACAAGGCAGTGATGTTTAAACAACCAGTGACTCTTGAACTTACTACCTCAGGCCACTATTGTGTAAACATTTTAGACAAAGAcatcacacagagtccatgcaaaaaTGAGATTCTGACTGACACAGAGCACATGGAGATTCTGACAGTCACAGAGAACATGAACACAAAAGAAAAACTCAAGTATTGTTAAAGCTTCACAAACAGTTTGGACATGCTACAGTTGACAGACTTCAGAAGTTACTCAGCAGTTCAGGGAATAATGATGATGAGAAGTACGAAACTGGAAACAAAGTGTACTACAAACGAGTTGACTGTCAAGAGTGGAAAGGACCGGGAGTAGTCATTGGTCAAGATGGTGTGGTAATATTTGTGAGGCATGGAGGCATCATTGTCAGGGTGCATCACTCAAGATTGCGGAAAGTAAATGATCAACAAGATAGAGGGGCTGTTGCTGAGAATCAGTCTCGTAATGAAAATGACAAAAAggacacagtaacagacacaaacctaccagatgTCGCATCCAATGATATGGACACTGAAACTGACACAGGAAATGGAGCAGAGACCTTCAACCATGCCACAGGTAATACTGTTGAGCGTTCAAATGAGGAAAACATTCAACAACAACCACATGTGTTAAGAGAACATGGTTGTTCCAATCTGAAAACTGGACAAACTGTTAAATACATGGACAGAGAAAGTGGTATTCCACATACAGCAACCGTCATTGGACGAGCAGGAAAAGCAAAAGGAAAACACCAGAACTGGTACAACTTGCAGTACTCTGAACCAGCTACATTTTCTGGTACAACAGGGTCAGCTGACCTGTCACTTGTAGATAATATCAGAATTGAACCAATGGAAAATCGAGAAAAACAGAATGACATTCAAAATGATGATGTACTTGAAACAAAGGACGTGTCATTTGACTCAGCTAAGCTAGATGAGCTCAGTAATTGGAGGAAAAATTTAGTGTTTGAGGAAGTCAAAGACATTGGCCAAAAATGC
The sequence above is a segment of the Salvelinus alpinus chromosome 33, SLU_Salpinus.1, whole genome shotgun sequence genome. Coding sequences within it:
- the LOC139563251 gene encoding aspartate aminotransferase, mitochondrial-like, giving the protein MTDSYAHSAFSVILRLDSTMSLLKSCKVISSIGTFSPSLGVLSTRNSSWWGGVQMGPPDPILGVSEAFKRDTSPKKMNLGVGAYRDDHGKPFVLDCVRKAEALISSKQLDKEYLAIGGLGDFTKSCAQLALGADSEVLKSGRYITVQTISGTGSLCIGANFLSHFHSASRDVYLPKPSWGNHTPIFRDAGMQLKAYRYYDPSTCGFDFSGALDDISKMPEKSVIMLHACAHNPTGVDPKPEQWKEIADLVKKRDLLVFFDMAYQGFASGDIDRDAWAVRHFIEQGHNIVLSQSFAKNMGLYGERVGGFTVVCNDAEEAKRVESQLKILIRPIYSNPPMNGARIAATILNTPDLYKIWLEEVHGMANRIIKMREQLAVNLKNEGSTHNWQHVIDQIGMFCFTGLKPEQVERLTKEFSVYMTKDGRISMAGVTSGNVGYLAHGIHAVTK